In the Candidatus Kapaibacterium sp. genome, one interval contains:
- a CDS encoding cell wall metabolism sensor histidine kinase WalK — protein MKSLSTKIFLGFFLVIIIFTSLILFFTFKTTREHYIETFSKDLRNLNLTMIKPVKQYLISTEYDGLRQYINEHGKHINIRLTVVDSTGFVLADSKSDPMLMENHMSRPEFQNALKGSNDATLRYSTTVHDEMLYVAIPIYESGNLLGIARVSMFLSDIEALTTRLSSDIMKIAVVILVLILIGILFFSRNLSKPLAQLSQASRKVALGDFDIKVFIKGRDEINELAVNFNHMTERLKALFDLVTSQKEEYQTVISSIQEGLIVTDTSGKILLSNTGFHNIVKTNNVNNNSIENIFLDEHVLELFRSVLKKKKPQTNEIRIYDNYYICSANYIALKNEIVLLFHDITSIKRLETMKKDFVVNVSHELRTPLTAIKGFVETLEDEANERDKHYIEIIKRHTDRLINIVQDLLNLSELEERQSQVMLSKVDLRTLLENLTKIFEYKLSEKNLKLIIHVDEAFPKIKIDPFKMEQVFVNLIDNAIKYTDVGFVKIRVYQKDERAIIEISDSGVGIPKEHHTRIFERFYTVDKSRSKKYGGTGLGLSIVKHIILLHNGEITVENNPDGGTRFVISIPIKLKIKPISS, from the coding sequence ATGAAATCATTATCAACTAAAATCTTCCTTGGTTTTTTTCTGGTAATAATCATTTTTACCTCCCTGATTTTATTTTTCACCTTCAAAACCACTCGTGAACACTATATTGAGACTTTCTCGAAAGATTTGAGAAATCTTAATCTAACGATGATTAAACCTGTCAAACAATATTTGATTAGTACTGAATATGACGGTTTGCGTCAGTACATCAACGAACACGGCAAACATATCAATATCCGCCTAACAGTTGTTGATTCCACCGGCTTTGTCCTTGCAGATTCTAAATCCGACCCCATGTTGATGGAAAATCATATGTCTCGTCCCGAATTTCAAAATGCTTTGAAAGGTAGCAATGATGCTACTCTGCGATATTCCACTACAGTACATGATGAAATGCTTTATGTTGCAATTCCAATTTATGAAAGTGGGAATCTACTTGGCATTGCTCGCGTCAGTATGTTCCTAAGCGATATTGAAGCACTTACTACTCGCTTGTCTTCTGATATTATGAAAATTGCGGTTGTTATTTTGGTGCTTATACTCATCGGTATCCTTTTCTTTTCGAGAAACCTTAGTAAACCACTGGCTCAATTATCACAAGCATCTCGCAAAGTAGCACTTGGAGATTTTGATATAAAGGTCTTTATCAAAGGTCGAGATGAAATTAACGAACTTGCTGTAAACTTTAATCATATGACAGAGCGGCTCAAAGCTCTTTTTGATTTAGTAACTTCACAAAAAGAAGAGTATCAAACTGTTATTTCGTCAATTCAGGAAGGGTTAATCGTAACAGATACTTCAGGTAAAATACTGTTGTCTAATACGGGTTTTCATAATATTGTTAAGACTAATAATGTCAATAACAATTCCATCGAAAACATTTTCTTAGATGAACATGTCCTTGAACTATTCAGGTCGGTTCTCAAAAAGAAGAAGCCTCAGACAAATGAAATCCGAATCTATGATAATTATTACATCTGTAGTGCCAACTACATCGCATTGAAGAACGAAATCGTGCTTTTATTCCACGATATTACAAGTATCAAGCGATTAGAAACCATGAAAAAAGACTTCGTTGTAAATGTGTCGCATGAACTAAGAACACCTCTGACCGCCATTAAAGGCTTTGTGGAAACGCTCGAAGATGAAGCAAATGAACGGGATAAACATTACATCGAAATTATAAAACGCCATACAGACCGACTTATCAACATTGTTCAAGATTTGCTAAATTTGTCTGAACTTGAAGAACGACAATCCCAAGTTATGCTCTCCAAAGTGGATTTGAGAACTTTGCTCGAGAATCTGACCAAGATATTTGAATATAAATTATCCGAAAAAAATCTAAAGTTAATCATTCACGTTGACGAAGCCTTCCCGAAAATAAAAATTGACCCATTCAAAATGGAACAAGTTTTTGTAAATTTGATTGATAACGCAATAAAATACACAGATGTCGGATTTGTAAAAATAAGAGTCTATCAAAAAGACGAAAGGGCTATCATAGAAATTTCGGATAGCGGTGTAGGAATTCCCAAAGAGCACCATACAAGAATTTTTGAACGCTTTTATACTGTGGACAAGTCACGCTCCAAGAAGTATGGCGGGACGGGATTGGGACTATCCATCGTAAAGCATATAATACTGTTGCACAATGGTGAAATCACTGTAGAGAACAATCCTGACGGTGGTACAAGATTTGTCATATCAATTCCAATCAAGCTAAAAATTAAGCCAATTAGCTCCTAA